The window TCGAGAACATAGCAAAACAATAATcagttaaacttttaatgattatttgtacaagttttaatatttatttatagttattaatacaattttttagacTCGGTGAAACATGCTCACATGTGGCTgcaattcttttcaaaattgaaGCAGCTGTCCGATTAGGAATAATTTCTAAAACCTGCACTGATGTACCATGTCAATGGAACCAAATATTTACACGTGATGTAAAACCTGCTCCAATCACAGGAATAAATTTCTATAGCGATAAGGCTAAGTGCAAGCTACAACTTAGGATGCGAGAACCTGTTGTTGCGGTAAATGTTTTTgcacaacttttttattcatattattacaaatatattatttttatttatattattacaaatataaatattcaagtttttagaaaaaagcttggtttttctatttttaagatatataattaagatttttattgtttatttatattgtagagatttatatttttttaaataggcaTTAGCAGAagatcaaaatcattttttgaagtCTCTTGAACAAAGTAACCCAAAAATTGCTGTATTGTCATTGTTTAAAGGTTTTCAAACcccatttttaaattcaaatgttAATCAATTGACTTTAAAACTTCCACAAACTTTAAGAAGCTTTTATCAACATTCATACCTTAATCTAAGTGAGCAAGACTTTGTTATAGAAGCTAGCAATCTTGCTAAGTCACTGAGTATAACAGCTAAAGAAGTAAATTACCTCGAAGAAGCAACCAGAGCTCAGTCAGCCTGTGTATTGTGGCATGAGCATAGAAGTGGAAGAATAACTGGCTCCTGTATTTATGATGTTATGCGAGCATCTCTTAAAGCTCCATcaaaatctttagttttaaagATAACAAAACCTAACTTTTCTTCAATAAATACTCCTTCCTTATTATGGGGAAAAGAAAAGGAAGAAATTGCTCTAGCggaatatataaacatttgcTCAGTAGATGGTTATGTAACTGAATCAATTTGTTTATCTCCTACAATGGTTCATAAAGATTTTGAAGTCATTCATATCGGTTTTTATGTTTGTCAACAAAAACCATGGTTGGGAGTCTCACCAGATGGCTTTGCTTTTTGTTCGTGTTGTGGTTATGCTGCCATAGAAGTTAAATGCCCTTACAGTTTGAAAGAAAAAGGGTTATCAGGTGCTATAAACAGTAACAGGTTTTacataaaaacacaaaattcaaaatattatttggattCATCCCATTATTATTATGCACAAATTCaatgtgaaatttttattttggaggtAAACTATTGTGATTTGATTGTTTGGACACCAACAGAATTTGTTGTGTGCAGAATTGAAAAGAATCtagattttattgaaaacataaTAGTAAAAAGTCACAGTTTCTGGAGAGAAGTCATCCTCCCTGAATTAATGACACGCAGGATAGAAAATGCTGAACCTATTTTGAATCGAGAAAAGTCTAAACTTAGTTATTGCATATGTAACAATGAACAAGTGAACACTTCAACTGAAAATGATGGAGATATGGTGGGTTGTGATAAGTGTGATCAGTGgtttcatttaaaatgtttaaaacttaaaagacTTCCAACTTCAAAAGTTTGGTATTgccaaaaatgcaaaaatggcattaaaagtaaatatttatattttatagttgcttgtatttttttatattgaaaacaagttatataactaaagaaattttttataatcttaataGTTTATTTCAGGAAGTAACAAATTTGTGTGCGATGTGATGGTGCATTCTAAGAAAAGAAATCAAGATTTATGCTAAGGTGCTGCGCTACTTATAAAAAACggttattttcatagccacatattattaaaaacattatagcataaaatttaattggtaAAGCTTGGTATGGTaaactttataagttaaatttcacatataattttttaagattaaaaataaagcaaattaataaaaaaatatatatatatattaaatgggCTGTTACTTTCagttatagtttatttataacacctaaacaaatttaagaaaaataattctattatttttactatggTGCAGGATGGCCCAGAACATGCGTAAGTaggcaaaaaaattttgcctAGTTACACATGTTCTGGGCCACCCTGAGATTTTTGAGACTAAATATTTAAGATATGACACTTACAAGCATtatgcaaactccaaacttaagtatgctcctgcttatataaaaatgtttgcaaaaagTTGCAGTGGTTGGAGACTAGAAACAAGAATATCCCAAATGTGGGGAAAAtgacttaaactttattttccactgcaaaattctaaatttaaattcatggattggtttaaatttagaatttttttttttttacttttaataaaagatttgacCAATTTACAACCCCTTCATTTTGGGGAGAGTGGAAACTTTACAGGTTTTGTCTGTGTCAAACACTTAAGgactttacttttattactttaagTTTAAAACCTATTTATGAATTTAGGTATAGTATAGATAACTTTTAGGTTAGTAAGATAacttttgttcccagactccaaaTTTTATTAACCTGGAGTTCTTGTGTCTCCATGAAGCTTAAAAATTAActaacagatttaaaaaagtgattACTTGGTAAGGGCTATAGACATGGGCTCCTTAGTTTTAAAAGCCtctactttaataaacaaataaatctcCAATTTTGGTAAAAGATCTTGTtttcaattaattaattaccccttcaatctaaaaattttttataaatatccaACCCCTCCTAACTATTGACTCCATCtcccaaaacaaaaaatatatatgaaaaaaacaacaaaaaaacaaaaattaaaatagagtAGAGactctcgagtccttaatacaacggggggagggggggggaggtTGAAGGGGAGTGGAATTTTAAGTCTATATGTAATAAACGGGGGGTGGAGGGAATtacaatataagtatttttataaaaaaatcaatttagaaatccaaaccaatattttttacaaaacacgcattaaactatttaaatctaGCGTGGCTCGCGGTCAAATGTAaatgtcaaattaaaaaacccCTAcccatttattaattttaaaggaatgtaaatttgtttcaggattttctatactttaaaaatcacctgtttattaaattttaaaaatttctggaaaaCTTCTTGTTATTAAGATCTTCCCTGTTTATTagcataaaaaatgtaaacctaTTGACTATTccgcaccccccccccccccatccctCTAAATTTATGCGAATTAAAACATATCTCTGCCCATCAAAacaattacaactttttaaagttatttaaccACCTTTTAACTAGGTAGGTGACATAGGCAAAGGAGTCAAAATCAGAGGTTTCCCATAattcttgattttaaaaattatataaataacccttccaaaagaaaaaatgtaacattttaagattttgaaaaactctataaaatatatatttcaaatgcATAATTAAAGTTCatgctataatatttttaataatatgtggctatgaaaatagccgtttttaaaagttgcaattAATTTGCTCAGCACCATTCTTGGTTTATGATCCATGATATCCATCGgtaactaaataattaaaaataaagataattataggttttattattatgacagattaatataataaaataaaacttttaaaaacaagtcttgatgaattttcaataatttttttttaattgattaactTTAAGGATTTCAAAAACAAgatttacataaactaaaataatacttaaaaacgacttttatatatatttaaaataatagttacaaatgcatacattatttaaatactatACTTTCACCCAAATTAGTAAGAGCAGCACAAACCACGACAACTTTATCACAGCTTGCTTGAATTAAACATAAtgcttcctcttttatattttttacagttcGAATTGGCAAAACACCTTTTAAGATAGTATATCGATTTTTTATGAGTCCAATTACTCTCTCAATATGAATTCTAACTGATGCTATTTTCCTAGATGTTTCAACCTCATCTGCAGAGAGTTGTAATTTATTCCTTGTGAATGCTAGAATTAAAAGCTCAGAACTAGAATTTGCAGCAAAATCATCTTGTAGGGTAAAACCTCTATCAGCTAAAATTTGATCACCTGGACAATGGTATTTCAAAGATGTAAAATTTGATTCACGGACAATCTGATTGTCAGAAGCTCTTCCACCCcaacattttgaaacaaaattgatAACACCTAATGGTGTACATgaaataaatacctttaaagtgctatgttttttatagttactGTAACATTGAGCTTTTGCCAAAAATGGCCCAGGTGATTCAATATATATCTCAAAACAGTCAATAACACAAGTTAATCTAGGAAACTTTGACTTAAATACTGGTGGgattgtatcaaaaatatgctccCTGCACtccattctaattaaaaataataatttctctgCCATCACATCTAACCacttccaaaaatattttatagctgaagttttgcaaatattacatatatgagctaacattttaaaagtaatattatgGCGCAGCTTaacaatagttaatattatttgGTCCTCCATATTTTCTTTGCTTGTTAGTTGATCGTTTTCATAACCTTTGCAAAGATAGTCcgttaaatgtataaaaacttcaagtTTAAGACCAGTCAACATAATACAACTTTGAGGGTTCACTCTCAAGGCCTGAGAGGAACAGGAAGAAATGTAATTTGACTGTTGTctgtcatttaatattttaatttcagctCGTAGACTATCCATTTCAGCATAAATACTTACACGCTCACTATCCATTAATTgagattttacaaaattagtTGAAGATGACAAGCAAACAAGTGGTATTTCATTAACTTCCATTGAGGAGCATTTTAATGTTGAATCCACTGAAAGGGAAGAAACAATTTTCTGCTTTTTATTAGACAAATATTGTATTTCAGGTTTATTGAAAGCTGAAAACAATGTAGGAATGTAATCTGGATCATTTAATGCATTTTTCTTTTCACCtaatagaaataatttataattttttagactttactaacatatatatatatatatatatatatatatatatatatatatatatatatatatatatatatatatatatatacatatatacatatatattatataagttgtTTCAAACATACCAGAAATAAAATGTTTCGAACAGACATAATGAAATCTTGACTTTGGTGACCATagcttgtttttaataatattcccTTCTTTGTCAATATCATTACGACTAATTGCTTCAATCCAAAGTTTACGACGTAATTGATCTTTTggtatcaaataatattttagctcTGGAGAAGTTTTAATATTGCTTGAACATCCAAAAGCACAGCAACTCTtaggcatttttaaaaacttgacttggtgttttttctattttagagCCGGgttaagttataaaacaaaacgcGCTAATAACGCGTTTTGCTCAATATTTTCCCCCTACAAAGATGGTAACACGTTTTGTGACGCGATCGCGACCCCAAGGATTGCGTGCCTTTTATGAccatgtatataatattttgttttgataatttggcCGCATTACTTAATTCAAGCTCATATTATTCTCAATAATATGAGATTGAATTAATCAATTATGCCTCATAAATGCTGCAATTGATCAACCTAAGTGATATATCAATGTGAcgatataagaaaaattattagctTCAAACTATCAATTGAAAcgcttttaagttaaaattagttttatgcttttattttttctggtttattttttatttattttatcatttgttaagTTTGTTTCTCATTTTAGTTTatggtttgtttgtttttaattttctctttaaagtagtttggttttttcagcacatttttttaaaacacgcaaattatcaaattatgcaaaaaaaaatgtgtcaggttgtaaaaaaaaaattgttgacatgGTCATATAAAGCATGCGATCACATGTGTCTCCTGtgaaggcttgatatatatatatattctattgaatatttttgtatctttttgTATCATATTATGCAGGAATGGATTTTTAATATCAGATGAGTATGATAGgacaaatattgaaaatatatatggAGTTGGAGATATTTTGGATGGAAAACCAGAGTTGACCCCAGTTGCTATACAAGCTGGAAAGCTCCTTGCAAAGCGACTTTTCAATGGCTCAAAAGTTACagtaagtttttaaacaacttataGTTTGAATTAACTCCAAATAACACAATAGCaacattttttgtcattattgtACACTCACCTATAAGTACACCATTACACTACTACTATATAAATTAGAGGTGTACAAGTAAAGCGTTTACATTGTAAATAGTGAAtccaatttttattgaaaaatgatttCCGGAATTTTCAGAATTGCATGAAATGAAATTCGGAATTCCAATATAATTCCAGAATTCCAATATAATTCCGgaattgcaaacaaaaatttgatgaaaaaaaaagttccatagtttttcaaattgattaaaattaaatttgttttaagtatCTCAGTGAAACAAaacaaattcaattaaaaataaataatataaacaaaacaaattcaacattaaaaataaaatagtatacaaaaacattttttctttaattctgagtttaaaaaaagctttttagcaTATACAAATTATccaattttgtattattaagcCTTGaccaaatttttgttaaaaatgttccAGCAGTAGAAAAAGCTCTCTGCTTCAAAAATGGTTGGAGGAATGCACAAcagattattataaatattttttaaaaatggtctGCGCGACCCATTTTTGtctcaaaatttcattttattttgtattgctGACTGAATTGATGGTTTATTTCTTCTTGTTTCTTGAGTGTAAAAGTGACTGCTGGATTTTTTTGCGGTGGCAATTTTGCCAAGCAGTGTTGTTCAGTTTTACTTTTGTTAGGTTCAAGTTCAGTATCTATATCAGGATCAGACTCAGAATTTGTTGAATCGACTTCTGGAGAAGTTACATTTTTAAGGCGTCAGGCTAGGGTTAGAATAAAATTATGGAAAACTTTTGagattttatagatattttatacataacatatacataacatatataaagattttatgtACTAGAGCAAACAAAAGGGAgaggttttatttttgttttagaatgAATAGAAATActctcatgaattttttttgttccctTATCTTCATTATGCAGATACTGTAAAACATCAGATAAAACAGTTCTTCTACGTTAACTTGGATTtctaactctttttttaatgcaaGGCCAGTTTTATTATCCTTACCTAAATTTTGTAACATAAGCGTAAATGTTGCATCCACAGAAATTAAGTTAACATCAGCACGGCATAACAGGTCTACAGCTAATTTTACTGGcatcaaattttttgatatctGTGATACTGTATTCCATTCTGCTTCATATAAATGTCCGCATTGATATCAGTTAGTGCTTTCTttaatgaagattttaaaacatttaaacaatctAACATGAATAACATACTGCTCCATCTACTTTTCGAATCAAACACAAGGTTTAACTCTTTTTTACAATCTTGCTTCACATATTTTCaaggaaaattatttttaactctttaactctttaactcttttttacAATCTTGCTTCACATATTTTCaaggaaaattatttttcaaaggcgTTGGAATactttaacaactttttgtactttagtGATCAATGCTCGTAACTGGAAAGTTTTGTTGGTTTTTATAACATCAGTTTCATTTCCCATATCTACCCGCATTCCATTATCATCATCCTTGTCATCAGTAAGATTTTCTTCATTGGATTTAAGATTTAGGTCACTTTCACTATTATATTCCTCTCTTCTACTTCAGTTTactttttatagaatatattcACAGTAGCAATTTGTTCAGAAGGTAGCAATCTATCCATTTGAGGCAGAATCTATTGTTAAGGCACCCTGAGTCGCAATGCACAAAATATCATGTGATATTGTGACATTGTGAATATTTACTTGGCAAGTTTTGAGCTTCTTTTTCAACAAGTTTACACAACCCTTAATCGCAAATTGGCCATTAAAACAAGACACCTCCAAATTTTAAACATGACTTCCTGATCTATGTACGTTAACATTCATAAAGTGCTGGTTACGATAAGTCTACTCGTCAAATGTGACACTGAAAAATGCTTTTTCTTTGTTTGGGAAATTATTTCTACAATTATTgacttgcaaatttttttgctgaagtCCATTTCAACCTTCTGTATACTGGTGGGTGATTTAGGAACATCAAATCTGcgaattattaaacattttcttaaatcATCTGAAGTACAAAAAATGTGAAACGATAATCCATTCGAGGCGACCATTCTAGATTTTACTGCAATAAAACTTTCGTCaacttttgtattataaaaatcttttaaagttttgcttttactatttaaattaacttgtaCCAGCAATACTTGAATCATTATCAATTTTTCGTTTGTTTAATACCTTGTTGTGCTTTGCTAGCAAATGGGTATGCATTGGTGTTGTACATCCGTccagtatttttaaaatctgctTACACTGTATGCACTCTTTTGTccttaaaaaacaattctacaCTAAATTTGATGAGTTCTCTTTAAGTACATCTACAAAAATTTCTTCTTACTGATCCAACATCCTAGagatttaaattaagtatacaCAATAAATGTATACagcattaaaaatgataaaacttacCTAATATGCATTGAACTgggtttatataataaatgttatataataaatattaaaactagtgTTAACTCACGCAACCTGCTTGTTCAcaatttcacaataaaaatttttttgctgttgtttcaataaaaataaaatgtgttacagttttttgctttttgcgTTGGTTTTCACTTTTaagcacaacaaaaaaaatttgaattcgAAAAACGCTAATGATATGAAAATCTGATTTATCCTGAATTTGGTTTCTTTCTATTCTGAAAtttcaagtttaataaaaacaaatgaatattgaaaATCCAAAATTCCAAAATCTGGGTTTAAAATCCTTATTTGTAAGTGAAAAGTTTGAAGTTTAATACTCAAAATGTCCTGtgattaatttgtttttctctACAGCGTACTTGATTATcaagtaagtttttgttttgaagttaagAGTCAATATctggttaaaattaaaataaaattaaaaaaaaaatacaaattggaATGCTACTATATAtgtaattgtataaatataaattataataatcaaGCATAACAAGATGTATTATAGATCAACGTTCTAAGAATTTCAGAgttgtaatattattttgtatttatttgtactttttattgtaattatttcataaaatattattaaacaaattgacAATATGGTCAACAGCATAATCAAaaagtattgattttttgttaggACTAAGCACATTGTTTTGTCACTAACAAATAACATCACTTTAGTAATGTTTTGTTTGTGAGTTTGTTAGATGCATTATTAAagtcaaatataattttttttaaatgtcatttaaGTGTAAACTTCATTTTAGTGTGATTATACCAATGTTGCAACTACAGTGTTCACTCCTCTTGAGTATGGGGCTTGTGGTTTATCAGAAGAAACAGCTATTGAGAAGTATGGTGAAGACAATATTGAAGTTTATCATTCTAATTTCACTCCTCTTGAAGCAACTGTTCCTCATCGACTAGACAATGTTTGTTATGCAAAAgttgtttgtaataaaaacgATGAGGTTAGTTTccttaaaactttcatttttaatttcattctaacttattaaaatataaaacattataaaaatgtaaatgccGTAATGGGCTAGACGTAGACTGCTAGCTTTAATCCCCACCGCATTGTAGcttgtttctctgtgcagcATTATTTGTCAaagtttgtgtttcagagttaaaaTGTTAAGTGAGGATTATAAccataaccaaaaaaaaaaaagtagcttcTTATATATAACTATAGTGGGCCCCTCAGCCTATgggaggtgaataaaaaaaacaaaaaaaaaaaacactattgtACAATtctatattaacttttttaatagtcTTAAAAACCTGTACTTTTTTTACAGTGTTTCTTTTAAGTATCTAATagttatattaacttttttctgacagtgttaaattaatttttatatttagatgtaTTCTTTTTGACACAATATAAGAATAAGTTTTCTTTTCTAGCAATAATAAATACTAGCACCTATTTCAAGTTTAGACTTACAATTTTATACAATAGGAGCGTATTTTGGGTATGCATGTTCTTGGTCCAAATGCTGGTGAAATAATACAAGGTTTTTCTATTGCTTTTAAAGTTGGTGCAAAAAAGCAACACTTAGATGATTTAATAGGTATTCACCCAACAAATGCAGAGGTTAGTGGCTTAATTACAATCTATTTTAGTATTACtgatttctaataaataaattatgataatgtttaagttacattaaattttaatttttgtagataTTTACCACTTTGGAAAAAACAAAGCGATCTGGTGATGATCCTTCTGTTACTGGTTGCTGAGGTTAAACCCACTATCAtcttataaacatattttgtttttcctAATGATGATGGTGGGGTATCcatagatttattttaaaacatcttttgtcttttttataagaCGTATGAAGACTTATTTATCAACTACTAATGTAGCATTGTAGGTCtgattttgaagattttttaaatgtattttgtaatagaaaaaaagcattttatttaataaagttcttAC is drawn from Hydra vulgaris chromosome 07, alternate assembly HydraT2T_AEP and contains these coding sequences:
- the LOC136082268 gene encoding uncharacterized protein LOC136082268 — encoded protein: MSLYEYCDKLDFEALERYIKKLEVLGIKQCPYKFAADKWKNDPTEWPPIQYHDLYNYLIKSPKVFSPGAMENYKALEAYKYFVSGWVQPLYHIVLNFGHVLLKGEVKPSYKTNNSPYTAWVALTKNGSVVSSHCNCMAGLGETCSHVAAILFKIEAAVRLGIISKTCTDVPCQWNQIFTRDVKPAPITGINFYSDKAKCKLQLRMREPVVAALAEDQNHFLKSLEQSNPKIAVLSLFKGFQTPFLNSNVNQLTLKLPQTLRSFYQHSYLNLSEQDFVIEASNLAKSLSITAKEVNYLEEATRAQSACVLWHEHRSGRITGSCIYDVMRASLKAPSKSLVLKITKPNFSSINTPSLLWGKEKEEIALAEYINICSVDGYVTESICLSPTMVHKDFEVIHIGFYVCQQKPWLGVSPDGFAFCSCCGYAAIEVKCPYSLKEKGLSGAINSNRFYIKTQNSKYYLDSSHYYYAQIQCEIFILEVNYCDLIVWTPTEFVVCRIEKNLDFIENIIVKSHSFWREVILPELMTRRIENAEPILNREKSKLSYCICNNEQVNTSTENDGDMVGCDKCDQWFHLKCLKLKRLPTSKVWYCQKCKNGIKSKYLYFIVACIFLY
- the LOC136082189 gene encoding uncharacterized protein LOC136082189 encodes the protein MPKSCCAFGCSSNIKTSPELKYYLIPKDQLRRKLWIEAISRNDIDKEGNIIKNKLWSPKSRFHYVCSKHFISGEKKNALNDPDYIPTLFSAFNKPEIQYLSNKKQKIVSSLSVDSTLKCSSMEVNEIPLVCLSSSTNFVKSQLMDSERVSIYAEMDSLRAEIKILNDRQQSNYISSCSSQALRVNPQSCIMLTGLKLEVFIHLTDYLCKGYENDQLTSKENMEDQIILTIVKLRHNITFKMLAHICNICKTSAIKYFWKWLDVMAEKLLFLIRMECREHIFDTIPPVFKSKFPRLTCVIDCFEIYIESPGPFLAKAQCYSNYKKHSTLKVFISCTPLGVINFVSKCWGGRASDNQIVRESNFTSLKYHCPGDQILADRGFTLQDDFAANSSSELLILENSIS